The Blattabacterium cuenoti genome includes a region encoding these proteins:
- the menA gene encoding 1,4-dihydroxy-2-naphthoate octaprenyltransferase: MNMKIQYWIYAARIYTLPLSFSGITLSFVISRNRTNVDFSVYFLCVLTALLLQILANFSNDYGDSISGVDNFQRIGPKRTIQYGFISLSEMKKAIYIFSVLSSISGLLLLYKTILWNSFFTFFIYFIGIFICIYSSIKYSVGPHPYGYKVGMGDLSVMIFFGILSVVGSYFLYTQTLSMDIFLLSLSIGFLNIGVLNVNNMRDLDNDSKSGKYTIPVWLGIKYAKLYHICIILTSIFLGACFIFLNKKNNKVIYQWFFFIFIVIFLILHIKRIIFIKENKLFNLELKKLIVLILLYGFSIEIGFIL, translated from the coding sequence ATGAATATGAAAATTCAATATTGGATTTATGCAGCTCGTATTTATACTTTACCTTTATCTTTTTCTGGAATAACTTTAAGTTTTGTTATATCTAGAAATAGAACGAATGTAGATTTTTCTGTTTATTTTCTATGTGTTTTAACTGCTTTATTATTACAAATATTGGCAAATTTTTCAAATGATTATGGAGATAGTATATCTGGAGTAGATAATTTTCAACGAATAGGACCTAAAAGAACAATTCAATATGGTTTTATTTCTTTATCAGAAATGAAAAAAGCTATATATATATTTTCTGTTTTATCTTCTATTTCAGGATTGTTATTGCTTTATAAAACTATATTATGGAATAGTTTTTTTACCTTTTTTATATATTTTATAGGAATTTTTATATGTATATATAGTTCAATAAAATATTCTGTAGGACCACATCCTTATGGTTATAAAGTAGGAATGGGTGATTTGTCTGTTATGATTTTTTTTGGAATTCTATCGGTAGTAGGAAGTTATTTTTTATATACTCAAACTTTGAGTATGGATATATTTCTTCTTTCTTTATCTATAGGTTTTCTAAATATTGGTGTTTTGAATGTGAATAATATGAGAGATTTAGATAATGACTCCAAAAGTGGAAAATATACTATACCTGTATGGTTAGGTATAAAGTATGCAAAATTATATCATATATGCATTATATTAACATCAATATTTTTAGGAGCATGTTTTATCTTTTTAAATAAAAAAAATAATAAAGTTATTTATCAATGGTTTTTCTTTATTTTTATTGTTATTTTTTTAATATTACATATTAAAAGAATAATTTTTATTAAAGAAAATAAATTATTTAATTTAGAATTAAAAAAATTAATTGTACTGATTCTTTTATATGGATTTAGTATAGAAATTGGTTTTATATTATAG
- the menB gene encoding 1,4-dihydroxy-2-naphthoyl-CoA synthase produces the protein MDHVIDWIPIKKYEDILFFFGEGISKIEINRPWCHNAFRVETVNEMIDAINICINRSDIDVLIITGSGEKSFCSGGDQTTRGMGGYLDKNGNPRLNILDFYKKIREIPKPVIAMVNGYAVGGGHVLHVVCDLTIASDNAIFSQVGPKVGSFDGGFGCSYLARHIGQKKTREMWFLCQEYTAKEAMKMGLINKVVKKEELEAETIKWCKIMQKRSPMSLRMIKRCLNAELDGQHGLMQLAGDATLMFYLMEESQEGKKAFLEKRSPNFKKFPKFL, from the coding sequence ATGGATCATGTTATAGATTGGATTCCAATTAAAAAATATGAAGACATTTTATTCTTTTTTGGAGAAGGTATTTCTAAAATAGAAATTAATAGACCATGGTGTCATAATGCTTTTCGTGTTGAAACAGTCAATGAAATGATAGACGCTATAAATATATGCATAAATAGAAGTGATATAGATGTATTAATTATAACTGGATCTGGAGAAAAATCTTTTTGTTCTGGAGGAGATCAAACTACAAGAGGTATGGGTGGATATTTAGATAAAAATGGAAATCCAAGATTAAATATTTTAGATTTTTATAAAAAAATAAGAGAAATACCTAAACCGGTTATAGCTATGGTTAATGGTTATGCAGTAGGAGGGGGGCATGTTTTGCATGTTGTCTGTGATTTAACTATAGCTTCTGATAATGCTATTTTTAGTCAGGTAGGACCAAAAGTTGGTTCTTTTGATGGAGGATTTGGATGTTCATATTTAGCTCGTCATATTGGACAGAAAAAGACACGGGAAATGTGGTTTTTATGTCAAGAATATACAGCTAAAGAAGCTATGAAAATGGGATTGATTAATAAAGTTGTAAAAAAAGAAGAATTGGAGGCAGAAACTATAAAATGGTGTAAAATCATGCAAAAAAGAAGTCCTATGTCTTTAAGGATGATTAAGCGTTGTTTAAATGCAGAATTGGATGGACAACATGGACTGATGCAATTAGCAGGAGATGCTACTTTAATGTTTTATTTAATGGAAGAATCTCAAGAAGGAAAGAAAGCTTTTTTAGAAAAAAGATCCCCTAATTTTAAAAAATTTCCAAAATTTTTATGA